The proteins below are encoded in one region of Myxococcales bacterium:
- a CDS encoding enterochelin esterase — MHPWSRDFVGRLDELEIDSQLLKNNALGDPSTRPLWVYTPPGYDADTSRRYPSIYLILGLTGQVDMWKNRMAFRPNVTELVDQLFSEGGAPPAVVVFADCWTRFGGSQYIDSPGTGPYMSYLCDEVVPFVDAKYRTLASRDHRGLTGKSSGGYGAMVVPMLRPDVFGGFATHAGDALFETCYLPVFRESVRILRDRYQGSYELFWEKLYAGPALARPEDGALLNDWCMAACYSADADGKVHLPYDPATGELVPEVWARWLEWDPVRMAKQRADALRSMRAIYVDAGLRDEFYLDLGALAFKRELEKIGVKDLFFELFDATHKAIEYRYPLALRYLAERLSGG; from the coding sequence ATGCACCCCTGGTCCCGCGACTTTGTTGGTCGACTCGACGAGCTCGAGATCGACAGCCAGCTCCTGAAGAACAATGCCCTCGGCGACCCGTCCACGAGGCCGCTCTGGGTCTACACACCCCCGGGATACGACGCCGACACGAGTCGGCGGTACCCGAGCATCTACTTGATCTTGGGCCTCACCGGACAGGTGGACATGTGGAAGAACCGCATGGCGTTTCGGCCGAACGTGACGGAGCTGGTCGACCAGCTCTTCTCCGAAGGCGGTGCGCCGCCTGCGGTCGTGGTGTTCGCGGACTGCTGGACGCGCTTCGGCGGCAGCCAGTACATCGACTCTCCCGGCACGGGACCGTACATGAGCTACCTGTGCGACGAGGTCGTACCGTTCGTGGACGCGAAGTACCGGACGCTGGCGAGCCGTGACCACCGCGGGCTGACGGGAAAATCGAGCGGAGGTTACGGCGCGATGGTGGTGCCGATGTTGCGCCCCGATGTCTTTGGCGGCTTCGCGACCCACGCCGGCGACGCGCTCTTCGAGACCTGCTACTTGCCGGTGTTTCGCGAGTCCGTTCGCATCCTGCGCGACCGCTACCAGGGTTCGTACGAGCTGTTCTGGGAGAAGCTGTACGCGGGCCCGGCGCTCGCCCGGCCCGAAGACGGCGCCCTGCTGAACGACTGGTGCATGGCGGCGTGTTACTCCGCGGACGCCGACGGGAAGGTGCATCTCCCCTACGATCCCGCGACGGGCGAGCTCGTCCCCGAGGTCTGGGCTCGCTGGCTCGAGTGGGATCCCGTGCGCATGGCCAAACAGCGAGCCGACGCCTTGCGCTCGATGCGCGCGATCTACGTCGACGCCGGGCTGCGCGACGAGTTCTACCTCGATCTCGGCGCACTGGCCTTCAAGCGCGAGCTCGAGAAGATCGGTGTGAAAGACCTCTTCTTCGAGCTCTTCGACGCAACCCACAAGGCCATCGAGTACCGCTATCCGCTGGCGCTGAGGTATCTGGCGGAGCGGCTCTCGGGAGGGTGA
- a CDS encoding alpha/beta fold hydrolase, whose protein sequence is MEVSYDRCPRCGAEFRTARCDKCTRVDTTRPPPPAQATLPPPPLPPTRDRYVAWAVRAVMLLVSATLLGTCYSRCGERPAFMALRTDKDGPSLSRARVLLVFLHGYGGSISDVTWVRDELRKAGPGDDVAIWLVDGPYASGFGRSWGDSANQEAASIERVRSLLAEALAGGTLPPARVVIAGFSQGAGLAGDVAAVESKVGGLAAFSACRFRSRDSLAARKDMHFVVAHGKSDGLCPIGQSRNLVEAIRQAGSEVTFIEFDDSHVIPKEAILALAELLRNTK, encoded by the coding sequence ATGGAAGTCTCTTACGATCGCTGTCCACGCTGCGGCGCCGAGTTCCGCACCGCGCGCTGCGACAAGTGCACGCGGGTCGACACCACGCGCCCCCCACCCCCGGCACAAGCAACCCTGCCGCCGCCCCCGCTTCCACCCACCCGCGACCGCTACGTGGCCTGGGCAGTGCGGGCGGTCATGCTGCTCGTCAGCGCGACCTTGCTCGGCACCTGTTACAGCCGCTGCGGTGAACGCCCCGCCTTCATGGCACTCCGCACCGACAAGGACGGGCCTTCGCTCTCCCGCGCCCGCGTGCTGCTCGTATTTCTACACGGCTACGGTGGCAGCATCAGTGACGTGACCTGGGTGCGCGACGAGCTCAGGAAGGCAGGGCCGGGCGACGACGTCGCCATCTGGCTCGTGGACGGACCCTACGCCTCGGGCTTCGGACGCTCGTGGGGCGACAGCGCCAACCAGGAAGCCGCCAGCATCGAACGCGTCCGCAGCCTGCTCGCCGAGGCACTCGCCGGCGGCACTCTCCCGCCTGCGCGCGTCGTCATCGCTGGTTTCTCCCAGGGCGCCGGCCTCGCCGGCGATGTCGCCGCCGTCGAGAGCAAGGTCGGCGGGCTCGCAGCCTTCTCGGCTTGCCGCTTCCGCTCTCGGGACAGCCTGGCGGCGCGCAAAGACATGCACTTCGTGGTCGCTCACGGCAAGAGCGACGGCCTCTGCCCCATCGGCCAGTCGCGCAATCTGGTCGAAGCGATCCGCCAGGCAGGCTCGGAGGTGACCTTCATCGAGTTCGACGACAGTCACGTCATTCCGAAAGAAGCCATCCTGGCCCTTGCAGAGCTGCTCCGCAACACGAAGTAA
- the pilQ gene encoding type IV pilus secretin PilQ codes for MLAGPRTAEAAEGQRHATDIRVNPADSGGAQVVVSFSAQPSFTARLDQNGRRLIVDVPGADIKGAPSAITRRTGVVGGVMAQAFKNGDAKTTRVLVTLLDEAKYSVRVDGNRLVISFVPGKTGVIDEPRVKRIKTEAPEAAAADTARISDVRFEHTKLEDKVMIDLSQAVKFRQSASGKGRTTLVIEGARLPEALVRKLDVSAFGGMVDAVSSYVDAATKNVIVEVESDSGLESQIGKSGTTLIWSFFKPGTLPSTRTGIARDGGAARKTQTVHVEDSYADIPEVYAGYVGGGVEKATEGDQASAVTPNLLGQTRRGGYTGRRIDLDLKDADVHNVLRLLADVGRVNIITADNVSGSVSIRMRNVPWDQALDVVLQSKSLGMVRQGNMIRVAPLADLEKEREMAIARRKQEMQLAPLETRLIPVSYAEAAQIQARAKDLLSERGSIAVDERTNVMIVRDVAGNLNQIEELTRSLDTQTPQVLVEARIVEATSRYLRDVGIQWGGDASFSAATGNPTGLAFPNSVGVVGGASDANTPTAGLSPFSNTVANPNFAVNLPATVGTGQGGAIGLSFGSIDNTINLAVRLSAAESSGMLRILSSPRILTMDNEQARISQGTLIPFSQISAQGVQTTFQEAKLQLLVKPHVTADGSISMKVKINRDEPDFNQTSARGDPTILKREAETNLLVMDGHTAVIGGIFTRNTGRNLDQVPFFGDIPLLGLLFQRRRASDTRGELVIFLTPRIVNRAEALGR; via the coding sequence ATGCTCGCGGGACCCCGCACTGCGGAGGCCGCCGAAGGCCAGCGACATGCCACGGACATCCGCGTAAACCCCGCTGATTCGGGGGGTGCGCAGGTCGTGGTCAGTTTTTCTGCCCAGCCTTCGTTCACGGCCAGGCTCGACCAGAACGGTCGACGCCTGATCGTCGACGTGCCCGGTGCGGACATCAAGGGAGCGCCCAGCGCCATAACCCGGAGAACCGGGGTGGTGGGGGGTGTGATGGCGCAGGCCTTCAAGAACGGGGACGCCAAGACCACGCGCGTGCTCGTCACCTTGCTCGACGAGGCGAAGTACTCCGTCAGGGTGGACGGAAACCGACTCGTGATCAGCTTCGTGCCGGGCAAGACCGGGGTGATCGACGAGCCGCGGGTCAAGCGCATCAAGACCGAGGCGCCGGAGGCTGCCGCCGCGGACACCGCGCGCATCTCGGATGTGCGCTTCGAGCACACCAAGCTCGAGGACAAGGTCATGATCGACCTGTCTCAGGCTGTGAAATTCCGCCAGAGCGCCAGCGGCAAGGGTCGGACCACGCTCGTGATCGAGGGTGCACGCCTGCCGGAGGCGTTGGTCCGCAAGCTCGACGTGTCCGCCTTCGGCGGCATGGTCGATGCGGTGTCGAGCTACGTCGACGCGGCTACCAAGAACGTGATCGTCGAGGTGGAGAGTGACTCTGGCCTCGAGTCGCAGATTGGCAAGAGCGGGACGACGTTGATCTGGTCCTTCTTCAAGCCCGGCACGCTGCCGTCGACCCGAACCGGGATCGCTCGAGATGGCGGCGCGGCGCGCAAGACGCAGACGGTCCACGTCGAAGATTCGTACGCGGACATCCCGGAGGTCTACGCCGGCTACGTCGGCGGCGGCGTCGAGAAGGCGACCGAGGGAGATCAGGCCAGCGCCGTCACGCCGAACCTGCTGGGCCAGACGCGGCGCGGTGGGTACACCGGACGCCGCATCGATCTCGACTTGAAGGACGCCGACGTACACAACGTCTTGCGCCTCCTGGCCGACGTCGGGCGGGTGAACATCATCACCGCGGACAACGTCAGCGGCAGCGTCAGCATCCGCATGCGCAACGTGCCGTGGGATCAAGCGCTCGACGTGGTGCTCCAGTCGAAATCGCTGGGCATGGTCCGGCAGGGCAACATGATCCGCGTGGCACCGCTCGCCGACCTGGAAAAAGAGCGCGAGATGGCCATCGCGCGGCGCAAACAAGAGATGCAGCTCGCGCCGCTCGAGACCCGGCTGATCCCGGTCAGCTACGCCGAGGCTGCGCAGATCCAGGCGCGCGCCAAGGACTTGTTGAGCGAGCGCGGGTCCATCGCCGTCGATGAGCGCACCAACGTGATGATCGTGCGCGACGTTGCGGGCAACTTGAACCAGATCGAAGAGCTGACCCGCTCGCTGGACACCCAGACTCCGCAGGTGTTGGTCGAAGCCCGCATCGTGGAAGCCACGAGCCGCTACCTGCGCGACGTGGGTATCCAGTGGGGTGGTGACGCTTCGTTCAGCGCGGCCACGGGCAACCCGACCGGACTCGCGTTCCCGAACTCCGTCGGTGTGGTCGGCGGCGCCAGCGACGCCAACACCCCGACCGCCGGTCTGTCACCGTTCAGCAACACCGTTGCCAACCCGAACTTCGCGGTCAACCTCCCGGCCACGGTGGGTACCGGGCAAGGTGGTGCCATTGGCCTCTCATTCGGGTCCATCGACAACACCATCAACCTGGCGGTGCGCCTGTCGGCGGCCGAGTCGAGCGGCATGCTGCGCATCTTGTCCAGTCCACGCATCTTGACGATGGATAATGAACAGGCGCGTATCTCTCAGGGCACGTTGATCCCGTTCAGCCAGATCAGCGCGCAGGGTGTGCAGACGACCTTCCAGGAAGCCAAGCTGCAGCTGCTGGTGAAACCTCACGTCACGGCGGACGGCAGCATCAGCATGAAGGTGAAAATCAACCGCGACGAGCCGGACTTCAACCAGACCTCGGCGCGTGGTGATCCGACCATCTTGAAGCGTGAGGCCGAGACCAACCTCTTGGTGATGGACGGGCACACGGCCGTCATCGGCGGCATCTTCACCCGCAACACCGGTCGCAACCTGGACCAGGTGCCGTTCTTCGGTGACATCCCGCTGCTCGGCCTGCTGTTCCAGCGCCGGCGTGCGAGCGACACCCGCGGTGAGCTCGTGATCTTCTTGACTCCGCGCATCGTGAATCGCGCGGAAGCACTCGGGCGCTGA